In Mycolicibacterium mucogenicum DSM 44124, the following are encoded in one genomic region:
- a CDS encoding CaiB/BaiF CoA transferase family protein, whose protein sequence is MCTRTLADFGARVIKVENPNGGDFARDYDDVVNGQAAHFVWANRGKESVTLDLKTDDGLAVLHRLLDRADVLVSNLAPGATARLGISPAALAQSHPDVIAVEIDGYGSGGPLSHKRAYDLLVQAESGTCAITGQPGAPAKPGPPVADISSGLYSALSILALLFSRDGRSRRGATVNVSLFDTMAELMGYPLTYTQHSGIDQQPLGMSSPAVSPYGAFGTADGQTVVLGTTNDREWQRLARDIIARPDLADDTRFATNSGRCEHRDVLNEAIGSWCAANDLTDIQKVADDAGIGNSRYNLPSEVLVHPQLSERDRWRRVDTPAGPIDAILPPPIIDGFEFPMGAVPGLGQHTDAILAELGYTGEEIAGLHRSGVVG, encoded by the coding sequence ATGTGCACCCGTACGCTTGCCGACTTCGGTGCCCGGGTGATCAAGGTGGAGAACCCGAACGGCGGGGATTTCGCCCGCGACTACGACGACGTCGTCAATGGTCAAGCGGCGCACTTCGTCTGGGCGAATCGCGGCAAGGAATCGGTGACGCTCGATCTGAAGACGGATGACGGCCTGGCCGTGCTGCACCGGCTCTTGGACCGCGCCGACGTCCTGGTGTCGAACCTGGCGCCGGGAGCGACGGCCCGACTGGGTATTTCACCCGCCGCCCTCGCGCAGTCGCATCCCGACGTGATCGCCGTCGAGATCGACGGCTATGGGTCCGGCGGGCCGCTGTCCCACAAGCGAGCCTATGACCTGCTGGTGCAAGCCGAATCGGGGACCTGCGCGATCACCGGACAGCCCGGAGCACCGGCCAAGCCCGGCCCGCCCGTCGCGGACATCTCGTCAGGGCTGTACTCGGCGCTTTCGATTCTGGCCCTGCTGTTCTCGCGGGACGGGCGGTCGCGCCGCGGCGCGACCGTGAACGTGAGCCTGTTCGACACCATGGCCGAGCTGATGGGGTATCCGCTGACCTATACCCAGCATTCCGGCATCGACCAGCAGCCCCTGGGTATGAGCTCGCCCGCGGTGTCGCCGTACGGGGCCTTCGGCACGGCCGACGGCCAGACCGTGGTGCTGGGCACCACCAACGACCGCGAATGGCAGCGCCTGGCGCGCGACATCATCGCGCGCCCCGATCTCGCCGACGACACGAGGTTCGCCACCAACTCCGGCCGATGTGAACACCGCGATGTGCTGAACGAAGCGATCGGATCATGGTGCGCCGCCAACGATCTAACCGACATCCAGAAGGTCGCCGACGACGCCGGCATCGGCAACTCCCGCTACAACCTGCCCAGCGAGGTGCTGGTGCACCCGCAACTGTCGGAACGTGACCGCTGGCGCCGGGTCGACACACCCGCGGGCCCGATCGATGCCATTCTGCCGCCGCCCATCATCGACGGCTTCGAGTTTCCGATGGGCGCGGTGCCCGGTCTCGGGCAGCACACCGATGCCATCCTGGCGGAACTCGGCTACACCGGCGAGGAGATCGCCGGGCTGCACCGAAGTGGCGTCGTCGGATGA
- a CDS encoding enoyl-CoA hydratase/isomerase family protein: protein MSVLLREDRDGVRTLTLNRPERKNAINPELWVRLAEELHAADRDPGLRALVLAGAGGAFCSGADISEPEDIHPLRKLQKLTDVAVALHELSLPTIAKVTGVAVGAGWNLALGCDFVVATPESRFSQIFSKRGLSLDLGGSWLLPKIVGLQQAKRLALLAETIDADEAQALNLVTWVVSGPEIDGFVDDLAARLAAGPPVALGQAKALLNQGADATMREALANESRAQVVNFATTDAATAYAAFAAKHEPTFTGRWAVPRLES from the coding sequence ATGAGTGTGCTGCTGCGCGAAGACCGTGACGGTGTCCGCACGCTGACGCTGAACCGTCCGGAACGCAAGAACGCCATCAACCCGGAACTGTGGGTGCGCTTGGCCGAGGAGTTACATGCCGCGGACCGCGATCCCGGGCTGCGGGCGCTGGTACTCGCCGGTGCCGGGGGAGCCTTCTGCTCAGGGGCGGACATCTCCGAGCCCGAGGACATCCATCCGCTGCGCAAACTGCAGAAGCTCACCGATGTCGCGGTCGCGCTGCACGAGCTGTCGTTGCCCACCATCGCCAAGGTGACGGGCGTCGCCGTCGGCGCGGGGTGGAACCTGGCACTCGGCTGCGACTTCGTTGTCGCGACCCCGGAATCGCGCTTCTCTCAGATCTTTTCGAAGCGCGGCCTGTCACTGGATCTCGGCGGCTCGTGGCTGCTACCCAAGATCGTCGGGCTGCAACAGGCGAAAAGGCTTGCGCTGCTGGCCGAGACCATCGACGCCGACGAAGCTCAGGCGCTCAATCTGGTGACGTGGGTGGTGTCCGGGCCGGAGATCGACGGATTCGTCGATGACCTCGCGGCACGGTTGGCGGCGGGCCCGCCGGTCGCGCTCGGCCAGGCCAAAGCGTTGTTGAACCAGGGCGCCGACGCCACGATGCGGGAAGCGCTGGCCAACGAATCCCGCGCGCAGGTGGTCAATTTCGCCACCACTGATGCTGCGACGGCATATGCGGCCTTTGCCGCGAAACACGAACCGACGTTCACCGGCCGATGGGCCGTGCCCAGATTGGAGTCCTGA
- a CDS encoding amidohydrolase family protein, with product MKKEDMILISVDDHLVEPPDMFKNHLPAKYLDEAPHLVHNADGSDMWKFRDVVIPNVALNAVAGRPKEEYGLEPQGLDEIRPGCYNVDERVKDMNAGGILGSICFPSFPGFAGRLFATEDEDFSLALVQAYNDWHIDEWCGAYPARFIPMAIPVIWSAEKCAQEVRRVAKKGVHALTFTENPAAMGYPSFHDPYWNPLWEALCDTGTVMNVHIGSSGKLVVTAPDAPMDVMITLQPMNIVQAAADLLWSRPIKEYPDLKIALSEGGTGWIPYFLERADRTYEMHSTWTKQDFKGKVPSDVFREHFLTCFISDPVGVALRNNIGIDNICWEADYPHSDSMWPGAPEELWDVLSANSVPDDEIDKITHENAMRWYNFDPFQHISREQATVGALRKAAEGHDVSIQALSHHAQGARGEALHAAAEANS from the coding sequence ATGAAGAAGGAAGACATGATCCTGATCAGCGTGGACGACCACTTGGTCGAGCCGCCGGACATGTTCAAGAACCACCTGCCTGCGAAGTACCTCGATGAGGCGCCCCACCTGGTGCACAACGCCGATGGCAGCGACATGTGGAAGTTCCGCGACGTCGTCATTCCGAACGTCGCGCTCAACGCGGTCGCCGGCAGGCCCAAAGAGGAGTACGGACTCGAGCCGCAGGGGCTCGACGAGATCCGGCCGGGCTGCTACAACGTCGACGAACGCGTCAAGGACATGAATGCCGGCGGCATCCTGGGCTCCATCTGCTTCCCGTCGTTTCCCGGGTTCGCCGGCCGGTTGTTCGCGACCGAGGACGAGGATTTCTCGCTGGCGCTGGTTCAGGCCTACAACGACTGGCACATCGATGAGTGGTGTGGCGCCTACCCGGCCCGCTTCATCCCGATGGCCATCCCGGTGATCTGGAGCGCCGAGAAGTGCGCGCAGGAGGTGCGGCGCGTGGCCAAGAAGGGCGTCCACGCGCTGACGTTCACCGAGAATCCGGCTGCCATGGGATATCCCAGCTTCCACGACCCGTACTGGAATCCGCTGTGGGAAGCGCTGTGCGACACCGGAACCGTGATGAACGTCCACATCGGCTCGTCGGGCAAGCTGGTCGTCACCGCGCCGGACGCCCCGATGGACGTCATGATCACCCTGCAGCCCATGAACATCGTGCAGGCCGCCGCGGACCTGCTGTGGTCGCGGCCCATCAAGGAGTACCCGGACCTCAAGATCGCGCTGTCCGAGGGTGGTACCGGGTGGATTCCATACTTCCTCGAGCGCGCGGACCGCACCTACGAGATGCACTCGACGTGGACCAAGCAGGACTTCAAGGGCAAGGTACCCAGTGACGTGTTCCGTGAGCACTTCTTGACCTGCTTCATCAGTGACCCGGTGGGCGTCGCGCTGCGTAACAACATCGGGATCGACAACATCTGTTGGGAAGCCGACTACCCGCACAGCGACTCGATGTGGCCGGGTGCGCCGGAAGAACTGTGGGATGTGTTGTCCGCCAACAGTGTTCCCGACGACGAGATCGACAAGATCACCCACGAGAACGCGATGCGCTGGTACAACTTCGATCCGTTCCAGCACATTTCACGCGAGCAGGCCACGGTGGGCGCGCTGCGCAAGGCGGCCGAGGGACACGACGTGTCGATCCAGGCACTGAGCCATCACGCCCAGGGCGCTCGGGGTGAAGCGCTGCACGCTGCCGCGGAGGCCAACAGTTGA
- a CDS encoding SDR family NAD(P)-dependent oxidoreductase: MRTYFDLTGRSALVTGAAGGIGTAVAGALAAAGAAVLVTDLDKDAAAAVAERISEAGGRAESAALDVADRGSADAAAAQAAALGDGKLHILINNAGVTKPAMFEKTTQDAFRLLFDIHVMGAFNVTQAALPYLPADGTGRIVNVTSAAGLTGTLGQVNYSAAKAGIIGFTKSLARELATKSITVNALAPLAATPMTETIRTNEKFAANMMNRIPMKRWADPDEVAGAFVFMASDAASYITGQVLPVDGGMVM; this comes from the coding sequence ATGCGGACGTATTTCGACCTGACCGGCCGCTCGGCGCTGGTCACCGGTGCTGCCGGGGGAATCGGCACGGCGGTGGCCGGCGCCTTGGCCGCCGCGGGTGCCGCCGTGCTGGTCACCGATCTGGACAAAGACGCGGCAGCGGCTGTGGCGGAACGTATTTCGGAAGCCGGTGGGCGCGCCGAGTCCGCCGCACTCGACGTGGCGGACCGTGGCTCGGCGGATGCCGCCGCCGCGCAGGCGGCGGCACTGGGTGATGGAAAGCTGCACATCCTGATCAACAACGCGGGCGTCACCAAGCCCGCGATGTTCGAGAAGACGACGCAGGACGCGTTCCGGTTGCTGTTCGACATCCACGTGATGGGCGCGTTCAACGTCACGCAGGCCGCGCTGCCCTACCTGCCGGCGGACGGTACCGGGCGCATCGTCAACGTCACGTCGGCGGCCGGGCTGACCGGGACCCTCGGCCAGGTCAACTATTCGGCGGCCAAGGCCGGCATCATCGGTTTCACCAAATCGCTTGCGCGCGAACTGGCGACGAAGAGCATCACGGTCAACGCGCTGGCCCCGCTGGCAGCCACGCCGATGACCGAGACCATCCGCACCAACGAGAAGTTCGCGGCGAACATGATGAACCGCATCCCGATGAAGCGCTGGGCCGATCCCGACGAGGTCGCCGGTGCGTTCGTCTTCATGGCCTCGGATGCCGCGTCGTACATCACCGGCCAGGTGCTGCCGGTGGACGGCGGAATGGTCATGTGA
- a CDS encoding acyl-CoA dehydrogenase family protein, protein MNFALSEDQELIRSSVAELAAKFDDHYWMEKDQAHEFPQEFYDAIAKGGWLGMTIPEEYGGHGLGITEATLLLEEVARSGAAMNGASAIHLSIFGMQPVVKHGSDEMKQETLPRIVNGDLHVCFGVTEPGAGLDTSRITTFAKREGDKYRINGRKVWISKAIESEKILLLTRTTPYDQVTKKTDGMTLFLTDLDRNHVDIRPIRKMGRNAVSSNEVFIDDLMVPEAHRVGEEGQGFKYILDGLNPERMLIAAEALGIGRVALEKAVKYGNERTVFNRPIGMNQGLQFPLADSLARLDAAELILRKATWLYDNGKPCGREANTAKYLCADAGFAAADRALQLHGGMGYSEEYHVSRYFRESRLMKIAPVSQEMILNFLGEHVLGLPRSY, encoded by the coding sequence ATGAACTTCGCGCTGTCCGAGGATCAGGAGCTCATCAGGTCATCGGTGGCGGAGTTGGCGGCCAAGTTCGACGACCACTACTGGATGGAGAAGGACCAGGCGCACGAATTCCCCCAGGAGTTCTACGACGCCATCGCCAAGGGCGGCTGGCTCGGTATGACCATCCCGGAGGAGTACGGCGGCCACGGTCTGGGCATCACCGAGGCGACGCTGTTGCTCGAGGAGGTGGCCCGGTCCGGGGCGGCGATGAACGGCGCCAGCGCCATTCACCTGTCGATCTTTGGCATGCAACCGGTCGTCAAGCACGGCTCGGACGAGATGAAGCAAGAGACGCTGCCGCGCATCGTCAACGGCGACCTGCACGTCTGCTTCGGTGTCACCGAACCCGGTGCCGGGCTGGACACCTCACGCATCACGACGTTCGCGAAGCGCGAAGGCGACAAGTACCGCATCAACGGCCGAAAAGTGTGGATCTCCAAAGCCATCGAGTCGGAGAAGATCCTGCTGCTGACCCGGACCACGCCGTACGACCAGGTCACCAAGAAGACCGACGGCATGACGCTGTTCCTGACCGACCTCGACCGTAACCACGTGGACATCCGGCCGATCCGCAAGATGGGCCGCAACGCCGTCAGCTCCAACGAGGTCTTCATCGACGACCTCATGGTGCCCGAGGCCCATCGGGTCGGTGAGGAAGGCCAAGGATTCAAGTACATCCTCGACGGGCTCAACCCGGAGCGGATGCTCATCGCTGCTGAGGCTTTGGGCATCGGGCGGGTCGCGCTGGAAAAGGCCGTCAAATACGGCAACGAGCGCACCGTGTTCAACCGCCCCATCGGCATGAATCAGGGCCTGCAGTTCCCGCTGGCCGATTCGCTGGCCCGGCTCGACGCGGCCGAGCTGATCCTGCGCAAGGCGACGTGGCTCTACGACAACGGCAAACCCTGTGGGCGCGAGGCCAATACCGCGAAATATCTCTGTGCCGACGCGGGATTCGCGGCGGCCGACAGGGCCCTGCAGTTGCACGGCGGTATGGGCTATTCCGAGGAGTATCACGTGTCGCGGTACTTCCGAGAGTCGCGCCTGATGAAGATCGCGCCGGTGAGCCAGGAGATGATCCTGAACTTCCTGGGCGAACACGTGCTCGGCCTTCCCCGCAGTTATTGA
- a CDS encoding carboxymuconolactone decarboxylase family protein: protein MDERTWPDAPPPLPADRWDDEVDKALAGLVSDEQRDPEKVSNLIGTLARHPKLARPYLRYSFYLLYSSTLPDRVRELAILRVAHQTGSEYEWAQHVNLGRQVGLTDDEIDAVTRGEAGDDFERAVLIAADELLEKYNLSDATWSALSERLEERQLMDLMFTIGSYAALAMAFNTFGVELDKET, encoded by the coding sequence ATCGACGAGAGGACCTGGCCTGATGCGCCTCCCCCGCTTCCCGCAGACCGCTGGGACGACGAGGTCGACAAAGCGTTGGCAGGCCTCGTATCGGACGAGCAGCGCGATCCTGAAAAGGTGAGCAATCTGATCGGCACGCTCGCCCGCCACCCGAAGCTCGCCAGGCCCTACCTCCGGTACAGCTTCTATCTGCTGTACTCCTCGACACTGCCGGACCGGGTCCGCGAACTCGCCATTCTGCGCGTCGCGCACCAGACCGGCAGTGAGTACGAATGGGCCCAGCACGTCAATCTCGGCCGGCAGGTCGGACTGACCGACGACGAGATCGACGCGGTCACCCGCGGCGAGGCCGGCGACGACTTCGAGCGAGCGGTGCTGATCGCGGCCGACGAACTGCTCGAGAAATACAACCTTTCCGATGCCACTTGGTCAGCGCTGAGCGAGCGGCTCGAAGAGCGTCAGCTCATGGATTTGATGTTCACCATCGGGTCATATGCGGCACTGGCTATGGCTTTCAACACATTTGGCGTAGAGCTGGACAAGGAGACGTAA